One Algibacter sp. L3A6 genomic region harbors:
- a CDS encoding SusC/RagA family TonB-linked outer membrane protein, which yields MKTKFGGMLTLLLAFVVQISFAQQKTISGTVSDSSGLPLPGATVLVKGTSTGTSTDFDGKYSIKANEGATLIFSFVGYKTNESIVSASNSINVKLSEDASALEEVVVVAFGTTTKEAFTGSASVIKAEALQDRPLTSPIAAIEGNATGVQFIAASGQPGSSPSIVIRGVGTLNGSTDPLYIVDGVSFQGGLNTLNQDDIESLTVLKDAASTSLYGSRAANGVVIITTKSGKKSSGVKVSASSQFGTITKAIDEYDAVGPGDYYELMWQSYKNSLGGGDAAAAEASSSIFNRLGRNPFNVANDQIIGTDGILNPNAQLIAQDLDWYDALERTGTRQSHSINVSGGGDDHSVFFSVSNLDEQGYVIESSYKRTTARLNGTFDVNNWLSMGGSAYFTGESTTGSPSRDTSIANVFAFAKNMGSIYSPYLLDPTTGQYLYDETGAIRWDRGESDSSLGILSRPTNVGRNALEEAILNNELTKRNKYGFRYNTDFTIIEGLTVNILYGQDIQDSVNQSYENAIVGDGAPTARLEDTRFTRTVENFNQLITYKKALGQHNFDLTVGHESYSRNFSSNSAFKSTETISGIYELDNFSTVLSADGSSTDYNLEGFLGRLNYNFDDRYYLSASARRDGSSVFTNNKWGTFYSIGGSWRISQENFMNDVSFINNLKLRGSYGEVGNDQLGSFYISQPLYAIYSNAGTPGLSWDTTGNADLQWETSESFDIALEFGLFNNRLTGTFEFYKKTTSDILYNVPIPASEGQIEAPNNVGDLFNQGFELGLNGQIIKSDNFSWDLGIQASTLKNEISFLPSPFIDGSKRWEVGRSRYDFYLYDYAGVDPSNGDALFYMYEEVGDEVGVAVLNANGTHATTNDFQDAGKAYVGASAIPDIIGSVTNSFKYKNLDLNFLLTYQIGGDYIDYGYADMMHEGDYGSSLHPDALNAWKNPGDITDVPRLENGNTDLSPALSSRWLTDASYLAIKNASIAYNLDRDVAEQIGVDKLRLFLSGENLVFFTKRNGLNPQYNLAGTPSGNDYNPSRVISVGVNVTF from the coding sequence ATGAAAACAAAGTTTGGTGGAATGCTAACGCTATTGTTAGCGTTTGTTGTGCAAATATCCTTTGCTCAACAAAAAACAATTTCAGGTACAGTTTCAGATAGTTCTGGATTACCTTTACCTGGAGCAACCGTCTTAGTAAAAGGAACCTCTACAGGTACTTCAACAGATTTCGACGGGAAATACTCAATCAAAGCAAATGAAGGGGCAACTCTTATATTTAGCTTTGTTGGTTACAAAACTAATGAATCCATAGTTTCAGCTTCAAATTCAATTAACGTTAAACTAAGCGAAGATGCTTCTGCTTTAGAGGAAGTTGTTGTTGTTGCCTTTGGTACAACAACAAAAGAAGCTTTTACAGGTTCTGCCAGTGTAATTAAAGCAGAAGCTTTACAAGACCGACCTTTAACCTCTCCAATAGCGGCCATTGAAGGTAACGCTACAGGTGTACAGTTTATTGCTGCATCTGGACAACCAGGTTCCTCACCGAGCATTGTTATTAGAGGTGTTGGTACGCTAAACGGAAGCACAGACCCTCTATATATAGTAGATGGTGTTTCTTTCCAAGGTGGTTTAAATACTTTAAATCAAGATGATATAGAGTCTTTAACTGTACTTAAAGATGCAGCTTCTACTTCTCTTTATGGTTCTAGAGCAGCTAATGGTGTTGTAATTATTACTACTAAAAGCGGCAAAAAATCTAGCGGTGTTAAAGTAAGTGCTTCAAGCCAGTTTGGAACAATAACTAAAGCTATCGATGAGTATGACGCTGTAGGTCCTGGTGATTACTACGAGCTAATGTGGCAATCTTATAAAAATTCATTAGGTGGAGGTGATGCAGCTGCTGCAGAAGCATCTTCATCAATTTTCAATCGCCTAGGAAGAAATCCTTTCAACGTAGCTAACGACCAAATAATTGGTACAGATGGAATACTAAATCCAAATGCTCAACTTATCGCTCAAGATTTAGATTGGTATGATGCTCTTGAAAGAACAGGAACAAGACAAAGTCACTCTATTAATGTTTCTGGAGGAGGAGATGACCACTCTGTCTTCTTTTCTGTTTCTAATTTAGATGAACAGGGATATGTTATTGAAAGTTCTTACAAAAGAACAACAGCAAGATTAAACGGGACTTTTGACGTAAACAATTGGTTATCTATGGGTGGTAGCGCTTATTTTACAGGTGAATCAACAACAGGATCTCCTTCTAGAGATACATCTATCGCAAATGTTTTTGCTTTTGCTAAAAATATGGGATCTATTTATTCTCCTTACTTATTAGACCCAACAACAGGTCAATATCTTTACGATGAAACCGGAGCTATTAGGTGGGATAGAGGTGAAAGTGATTCTTCTTTAGGCATTCTTTCTAGACCAACTAACGTTGGACGAAACGCTTTAGAAGAAGCTATTTTAAATAATGAGCTTACAAAAAGAAACAAATATGGCTTTAGATATAATACAGACTTCACGATAATTGAAGGCTTAACTGTAAATATTTTATACGGCCAAGATATTCAAGATAGTGTTAACCAAAGTTATGAAAACGCTATTGTAGGTGATGGTGCTCCAACCGCAAGACTTGAAGATACAAGATTTACAAGAACTGTAGAAAACTTTAACCAGTTAATTACTTACAAAAAAGCATTAGGTCAACACAACTTTGACTTAACAGTAGGTCACGAAAGTTATAGTAGAAATTTTTCATCAAATAGTGCTTTTAAAAGTACTGAAACAATATCTGGTATTTATGAGTTAGACAACTTCTCTACAGTATTATCGGCAGATGGAAGCAGTACAGATTACAATCTTGAAGGTTTCTTAGGAAGGTTAAACTATAACTTTGACGATCGCTACTACTTAAGTGCATCCGCAAGAAGAGATGGATCGTCTGTTTTTACAAACAACAAATGGGGAACATTTTATTCTATTGGAGGTTCTTGGAGAATTAGCCAAGAAAACTTCATGAATGATGTTTCTTTTATTAATAATTTAAAATTAAGAGGGTCTTATGGTGAAGTAGGTAATGACCAACTAGGTAGTTTCTACATATCGCAACCTCTTTACGCCATATACTCTAACGCAGGAACACCTGGATTAAGTTGGGATACAACTGGTAATGCCGACTTACAATGGGAAACATCAGAAAGTTTTGATATTGCCCTAGAATTTGGCTTATTCAACAACCGCTTAACTGGAACATTCGAATTTTATAAAAAAACCACCTCAGATATACTTTACAACGTTCCTATTCCTGCTTCAGAAGGCCAAATAGAAGCGCCTAACAATGTTGGTGATTTATTTAACCAAGGTTTTGAGCTTGGGCTAAACGGACAAATAATTAAGTCTGATAATTTTTCTTGGGACTTAGGAATTCAAGCATCTACTCTTAAGAACGAAATTTCTTTCTTACCTTCTCCTTTTATTGACGGATCTAAACGTTGGGAAGTTGGACGTTCAAGATATGATTTTTACTTATACGATTACGCAGGTGTAGACCCTAGTAATGGTGATGCACTTTTCTATATGTATGAAGAAGTTGGAGATGAAGTAGGTGTTGCGGTATTAAATGCAAACGGAACACATGCAACGACTAACGATTTTCAAGATGCAGGAAAAGCGTATGTTGGAGCTTCTGCTATTCCAGATATCATAGGATCGGTTACAAATAGTTTTAAATATAAAAACTTAGACCTAAATTTTCTTCTTACTTACCAAATTGGTGGTGATTATATAGATTATGGTTACGCAGACATGATGCACGAAGGTGATTACGGTTCTTCGCTACACCCAGATGCTCTTAATGCATGGAAAAACCCAGGAGATATTACAGATGTTCCTAGATTAGAAAATGGAAATACCGATTTATCACCAGCTTTATCATCTAGATGGTTAACAGATGCTTCATATTTAGCAATAAAAAATGCAAGTATAGCTTATAACTTAGATCGTGATGTTGCTGAACAAATTGGTGTAGATAAATTAAGGTTATTCTTAT
- a CDS encoding POTRA domain-containing protein, whose product MQKTLFIFILIYLFFSTEVFCQTLVLEINGSNEIETKIIDSLNYLKTHKDFFSIKSEVEFIQNSLFKKGYIEHETSEVSKINDSLFSTTINLGTKYKTVHVYYNNQLIDKNILNQISTKVFENYFELPFEQTENALKFINAKITEDGFPFSKLRLDNISIENETYLKANLNINSPKEKRLVNEIIIKGYEKFPRSYLKHYLKIKKNQAFDITTIKNKTEQLNDLRFASQIKSPEVLFSKDSTSLYLYLEKSQSNNFDGFLGFGTNEETNNIEFDGYLNLNLTNNLNFGESFRLLYKSDENDQKTFNITATLPYLFKTPIGLNFELQIFKRDSSFTTVDQSIKLHYQINSKHKIYTGITNLESNNLLSTDNTSSITDYKTSYYTIAYEYLKPQSYNLLFPINSNLYFETNFGNREQTNSSRKQTQLYFDASKIFNLNPNNSIYTRINGSFLSSDDYLENELSRFGGINSIRGFEENSLYASLYGLFNTEYRYQISNSIYIHSITDAAYFENKILKTKEKLFGYGFGFGILTKAGIFKFNYANGKLQNQKFKLSNSKIHISLTTNF is encoded by the coding sequence TTGCAAAAAACACTCTTTATCTTCATATTAATATATTTATTCTTTTCTACGGAAGTATTTTGTCAAACTTTAGTTTTAGAAATAAACGGAAGTAATGAGATCGAAACAAAAATTATAGATTCACTAAACTATTTAAAAACACATAAAGATTTTTTTTCGATTAAATCGGAAGTGGAATTTATTCAAAACAGCCTTTTTAAGAAAGGATACATTGAACATGAAACTTCTGAAGTTTCAAAAATAAACGACTCTCTTTTTTCTACTACGATAAATTTAGGAACAAAATACAAAACAGTTCACGTCTATTACAACAATCAATTAATTGACAAAAACATCTTAAATCAAATTTCAACTAAAGTTTTTGAAAACTACTTTGAATTACCTTTTGAACAAACAGAAAATGCATTAAAATTTATCAATGCGAAAATAACAGAAGATGGCTTTCCTTTCTCAAAATTACGTCTCGACAACATTTCAATCGAAAATGAAACTTATTTGAAAGCCAATTTAAACATTAACTCTCCAAAAGAAAAACGATTAGTTAACGAAATAATTATTAAAGGTTACGAAAAGTTCCCTCGCTCCTATTTAAAGCACTATTTAAAAATAAAGAAAAACCAAGCTTTTGATATTACAACAATAAAAAACAAAACAGAACAACTCAATGATTTACGTTTTGCTAGCCAAATAAAATCACCAGAAGTTTTGTTCTCGAAAGATTCAACATCACTTTATCTATATCTAGAAAAATCGCAAAGCAATAATTTTGATGGTTTTCTAGGTTTCGGAACCAATGAAGAAACGAATAATATTGAGTTCGACGGATATTTAAATTTAAATTTAACCAATAACTTAAACTTTGGAGAATCGTTTCGGTTACTTTATAAAAGTGATGAAAATGATCAAAAAACATTCAACATCACCGCCACACTGCCTTATCTATTTAAAACACCTATTGGTTTAAATTTTGAATTACAAATTTTTAAGCGCGACTCTTCTTTTACAACCGTAGATCAATCTATAAAACTACATTATCAAATAAACTCTAAACATAAAATTTATACAGGCATAACAAATTTAGAATCTAACAATTTACTATCTACAGACAACACATCGAGCATCACAGATTACAAAACATCTTATTACACTATAGCTTACGAGTATTTAAAACCACAATCGTATAATTTACTCTTCCCTATAAATAGTAATTTATATTTCGAAACAAATTTTGGGAACCGAGAGCAAACTAATTCATCAAGAAAACAAACTCAACTATATTTTGATGCCTCAAAAATCTTCAATTTAAATCCGAATAATAGCATTTACACTCGTATAAACGGTTCTTTTCTATCTTCAGACGATTATCTAGAAAATGAACTCTCTAGGTTTGGCGGCATAAACTCTATAAGAGGTTTTGAAGAAAACAGCCTTTATGCATCTCTATACGGTCTATTCAACACAGAATACAGATATCAAATTAGCAATTCCATTTACATTCACTCTATAACGGATGCCGCTTATTTTGAAAATAAAATTTTAAAAACTAAAGAAAAATTGTTTGGATACGGGTTCGGATTCGGAATTTTGACTAAAGCTGGTATTTTTAAATTCAACTACGCAAATGGCAAATTGCAGAATCAGAAATTTAAGCTATCGAATTCTAAGATTCATATAAGTTTAACTACAAATTTTTAA